From Hyphomicrobiales bacterium 4NK60-0047b, one genomic window encodes:
- the dld gene encoding D-lactate dehydrogenase codes for MNNRELINSFKKNLGKKYVITDEKKMERFCKGFRSGEGKALAVLHPGTLLEQWQVIKACVEADKIIIMQAANTGLTEGSTPNGVYDREVVIISTNRMDQIQVLDKGKQILSFPGSTLFKLERILKPLNRQPHSVIGSSSIGASIIGGVCNNSGGSLIERGVAYTELALFAQITDQGELQLVNHLGIELGDTPEEILTRLEKGDYTEDDVLQTNKNASDKEYIDRIRNIDAETPARYNTDKSKLYEVSGCAGKLVVFSVRLDTFPKNTSEATFYIGTNTPEELTELRRIILKSFKNLPVSAEYVHNGIFDLAKKYGKDTLMMIKYLGTDYLPMFFALKGTVDAHLNKIKFLPKNLIDHFMQLISGLWPEMLPKSILKWREDYEHHLILKMHGEGIEEAREFLKSFFNENTGDYFECTPKEAKLAALHRFAAAGAPVRYQAVHHKEIEDVIALDIALKRNDKKWLEVLPKEITDKLVHKFYYGHFMCHVFHHDYIVKKGENPKELKAKMLELLNEKGAEYPAEHNVGHIYKAKPDLANFYKSIDPTNSLNPGLGKMSKAKNYAETP; via the coding sequence ATGAACAATAGAGAACTCATCAATTCCTTTAAAAAAAATTTAGGAAAAAAGTACGTAATAACTGATGAAAAAAAAATGGAACGGTTTTGCAAGGGCTTTCGCTCCGGTGAAGGAAAAGCCCTTGCAGTACTTCACCCCGGAACTCTGTTAGAACAATGGCAAGTCATCAAAGCCTGTGTTGAAGCTGATAAAATCATCATCATGCAAGCCGCAAACACGGGCCTAACAGAAGGCTCAACGCCAAATGGTGTCTATGACCGTGAAGTTGTGATCATAAGCACCAATCGGATGGATCAAATCCAGGTGTTAGATAAAGGCAAACAAATTTTGAGCTTTCCGGGCTCAACTCTTTTCAAGCTCGAAAGAATACTAAAGCCCTTAAACCGCCAACCACATTCAGTCATTGGTTCTTCTTCTATCGGTGCATCAATCATTGGCGGCGTTTGCAACAACTCAGGCGGCTCCCTTATTGAACGTGGCGTAGCTTACACAGAACTCGCTCTCTTTGCTCAAATCACTGATCAAGGCGAATTGCAATTGGTCAATCATTTAGGAATAGAGCTAGGTGACACCCCTGAAGAAATACTCACACGCCTTGAAAAAGGAGATTACACTGAAGACGATGTGCTCCAAACAAACAAAAACGCCTCCGATAAAGAATATATTGATCGTATAAGAAACATCGACGCTGAAACACCCGCAAGATACAATACTGATAAAAGCAAACTCTACGAAGTAAGTGGCTGCGCCGGCAAACTCGTTGTCTTCTCAGTACGTCTCGATACTTTCCCAAAAAACACCTCAGAGGCTACATTCTACATCGGCACAAATACGCCTGAAGAACTCACTGAACTTAGACGCATAATCTTAAAGTCATTTAAAAACTTACCTGTCTCAGCTGAATACGTACACAATGGAATTTTTGATCTTGCCAAAAAATATGGCAAAGACACTCTTATGATGATCAAATATTTAGGTACAGATTATCTGCCAATGTTTTTTGCTCTCAAAGGAACTGTTGACGCTCACTTAAATAAAATCAAGTTTCTACCAAAAAATTTAATTGACCATTTTATGCAACTTATCAGCGGGCTTTGGCCTGAAATGTTGCCAAAATCTATTTTAAAATGGCGAGAAGATTATGAGCATCACTTGATTTTAAAAATGCATGGAGAGGGAATAGAAGAAGCCAGAGAGTTTTTAAAATCCTTTTTCAATGAAAACACAGGTGATTATTTTGAGTGCACTCCCAAGGAAGCTAAGCTAGCAGCACTACACAGATTTGCAGCAGCAGGCGCACCAGTTCGCTATCAAGCCGTTCATCACAAAGAAATAGAAGATGTAATAGCCCTAGATATTGCTCTAAAGCGAAATGATAAGAAATGGTTAGAAGTTCTACCAAAAGAAATTACAGACAAACTGGTACATAAATTTTATTATGGGCATTTCATGTGCCATGTATTCCATCATGATTACATAGTTAAAAAAGGTGAAAACCCAAAAGAACTCAAAGCCAAAATGCTGGAATTACTCAATGAAAAAGGTGCTGAATATCCAGCTGAACATAATGTTGGTCATATCTATAAAGCCAAACCCGATTTGGCAAATTTCTACAAATCAATAGACCCAACCAACAGCTTAAACCCGGGGCTTGGTAAAATGTCCAAAGCTAAAAATTACGCAGAAACACCGTAA
- a CDS encoding pyruvate carboxylase produces the protein MKGVTMTEFKKILIANRGEIAIRILRAVNELGKKTVAIYAEEDKLSLHRFKADEAYKVGEDLGPVAAYLSIDEIIRVAKLSGADAIHPGYGLLSENPELVDACEANGITFIGPKASTMRALGDKASARKVAMEAGVPVIPASEVLSEDFSEAKQVAKEVGYPMMLKASWGGGGRGMRPIHSEDELEEKIREGRREAEAAFGNGEGYLEKMIQRARHVEVQILGDTHGEIYHLFERDCSVQRRNQKVVERASAPYLTEKQRAEICELGLKICSHVGYECAGTVEFLMDMETDKFYFIEVNPRIQVEHTVTEEVTGIDIVRAQILIAEGKTLSEATGKETQGDIRLNGHALQCRVTTEDPQNNFIPDYGRISAYRSATGMGIRLDGGTAYSGGVITRYYDSLLVKVTAWATTPEATIARMDRALREFRIRGVSTNIAFVENLLQHPTFLSNEYTTKFIDTTPDLFKLKKRKDRATKILTYIADITVNGHPETEDREEPAASVKTPKAPTHEPSTPPAGTRTMLEAEGPEAVADWLLNQKKVLITDTTMRDGHQSLLATRMRSFDMVNIAETYSKTLPNLFSLECWGGATFDVSYRFLQECPWQRLRDIRSACPNIMTQMLLRASNGVGYTNYPDNVVQFFVKQAAETGIDVFRVFDSLNWVENMRVAMDAVCEANKICEGTICYTGDILDPNRAKYDINYYVTMGKELKAAGAHILGLKDMAGLLKPAAAKILIKALKEEIGLPVHFHTHDTSGIAASTILASVDAGVDAVDAAMDPFSGATSQPCLGSIVEALNHTDRDTGLDIKAIREIALYWEQVRAQYTAFEAGLQAPASEVYLHEMPGGQFTNLKAQARSLGLEERWPEIAQTYADVNKMFGDIVKVTPSSKVVGDMALLMVSQDITQAEVEDPAIEVAFPDSVVDMMKGNLGQPPGGFPKNLQSKVLKGEQPLLTRPGADMPAIDLEQTRKDLSKELEGLSIDDEDLNGYLMYPKVFLDYMGRHRNYGPVRTLPTLTFFYGMKPGEEIEAEIAPGKTLEIRLLAVGETNDDGDVKVFFELNGQPRVIRVPNRKAKASVTSRPKAIEGDPTHISAPMPGVVASLAVSVGQKIGAGDLLLTIEAMKMETGIHAENDCTIKALHVNAGSQIDAKDLLIELE, from the coding sequence ATGAAGGGTGTCACAATGACAGAGTTCAAAAAAATCCTCATTGCCAATCGCGGTGAAATTGCAATCCGTATTTTGCGCGCAGTAAACGAACTTGGCAAAAAAACTGTCGCCATTTACGCTGAGGAAGACAAACTATCCCTTCACCGGTTTAAAGCTGATGAAGCCTATAAGGTCGGTGAAGACCTAGGCCCCGTCGCAGCATATCTCTCCATTGATGAAATCATACGCGTTGCCAAACTATCTGGCGCAGATGCCATCCACCCAGGTTATGGCCTCTTGTCAGAAAATCCTGAACTGGTCGACGCCTGTGAAGCCAACGGCATTACCTTCATCGGTCCAAAAGCTAGCACCATGCGCGCTCTGGGTGATAAAGCAAGCGCAAGAAAAGTTGCAATGGAAGCCGGCGTTCCAGTAATCCCAGCTAGTGAAGTCCTAAGTGAGGATTTTTCTGAAGCAAAACAAGTCGCCAAAGAAGTCGGCTATCCCATGATGCTAAAAGCAAGTTGGGGCGGCGGTGGTCGCGGCATGCGCCCTATTCACTCTGAGGACGAACTAGAAGAAAAAATCAGAGAGGGACGTAGAGAAGCTGAAGCCGCCTTTGGCAATGGCGAAGGCTATCTGGAAAAAATGATCCAACGCGCCCGCCATGTTGAAGTTCAAATTTTAGGCGATACCCACGGAGAGATTTATCACCTTTTTGAGCGCGATTGTTCTGTCCAACGACGCAATCAAAAAGTTGTAGAACGAGCATCAGCCCCTTACCTCACAGAAAAACAAAGAGCTGAGATCTGTGAACTTGGATTGAAAATCTGCTCCCATGTAGGCTATGAATGCGCTGGCACTGTTGAGTTCTTAATGGATATGGAAACAGACAAGTTCTATTTCATTGAAGTGAACCCACGCATTCAAGTCGAGCATACAGTCACAGAAGAAGTCACTGGCATAGATATTGTCCGCGCTCAAATTCTAATCGCGGAAGGTAAAACTCTAAGTGAGGCAACCGGCAAAGAAACACAAGGCGACATCCGCTTAAATGGCCACGCCCTTCAATGCCGCGTGACAACAGAAGACCCACAAAACAACTTCATCCCAGATTATGGGCGCATTTCAGCCTACCGTTCAGCCACAGGAATGGGCATCCGGCTTGATGGTGGCACAGCCTATTCCGGCGGTGTCATCACAAGATATTACGACAGTCTACTGGTAAAAGTAACAGCCTGGGCCACGACCCCAGAAGCCACAATCGCCAGAATGGATCGAGCTCTGAGGGAATTCCGCATCAGAGGCGTTTCAACCAACATCGCATTTGTTGAAAATTTATTACAGCACCCAACCTTCCTCTCAAACGAGTACACAACCAAATTTATTGACACAACACCAGACCTTTTCAAACTCAAAAAACGAAAAGACAGAGCAACAAAGATCCTAACTTACATAGCTGACATCACTGTCAATGGTCACCCGGAAACAGAAGACAGGGAAGAACCGGCAGCTAGTGTAAAGACGCCAAAAGCACCAACGCATGAACCAAGCACACCGCCAGCTGGCACAAGAACAATGCTTGAAGCTGAAGGACCAGAAGCAGTTGCTGATTGGTTATTGAACCAAAAGAAAGTGCTAATCACAGACACAACCATGCGAGACGGCCATCAATCTCTCCTTGCAACACGCATGCGTTCATTTGATATGGTCAACATCGCTGAAACCTATTCAAAAACTTTACCAAATCTATTTTCACTAGAATGCTGGGGCGGTGCCACTTTTGATGTATCTTACCGCTTCTTGCAAGAATGCCCCTGGCAACGGCTAAGAGATATCAGGTCAGCATGCCCCAATATCATGACACAAATGCTGTTACGCGCATCAAACGGTGTCGGCTACACAAACTACCCAGACAATGTTGTTCAGTTTTTCGTCAAACAAGCCGCCGAAACAGGCATCGATGTTTTCCGCGTTTTTGATAGTCTCAATTGGGTTGAAAATATGCGCGTTGCTATGGACGCCGTTTGTGAAGCTAACAAAATCTGTGAAGGTACCATTTGCTACACAGGCGACATCTTAGATCCCAACCGCGCCAAATATGACATCAACTATTATGTCACAATGGGCAAAGAGCTCAAAGCCGCAGGCGCTCACATTCTTGGCTTGAAAGACATGGCCGGCCTTTTAAAACCGGCAGCCGCTAAAATATTAATTAAAGCCTTAAAAGAAGAAATTGGCTTGCCAGTTCATTTCCATACTCATGACACCAGCGGTATCGCGGCTTCCACCATTCTAGCCAGTGTGGATGCAGGTGTTGATGCAGTAGACGCCGCCATGGACCCCTTCTCAGGTGCCACCTCACAACCATGCCTTGGTTCAATAGTTGAGGCCTTAAATCACACAGATCGCGACACCGGCCTAGATATCAAAGCCATTCGAGAAATCGCACTTTATTGGGAACAAGTTCGTGCTCAATACACAGCCTTTGAAGCCGGTCTTCAAGCACCAGCATCTGAAGTTTACTTACACGAAATGCCTGGTGGCCAATTTACAAACCTGAAAGCACAGGCCCGCAGCCTAGGCCTCGAAGAACGTTGGCCTGAGATTGCCCAAACCTATGCAGACGTCAATAAAATGTTTGGTGACATTGTAAAAGTTACGCCGTCTTCAAAAGTTGTCGGCGACATGGCATTATTAATGGTCAGTCAAGATATAACTCAAGCGGAAGTAGAAGATCCTGCTATAGAGGTTGCCTTCCCTGATAGCGTCGTCGATATGATGAAAGGTAATTTAGGCCAACCACCTGGCGGCTTCCCTAAAAACTTACAAAGTAAAGTTTTAAAAGGCGAGCAACCACTTCTCACACGGCCAGGCGCTGATATGCCAGCTATTGATTTGGAGCAAACCCGCAAAGACCTATCAAAAGAATTAGAGGGTCTATCAATCGATGATGAGGATTTAAATGGTTATTTAATGTATCCAAAAGTCTTCCTTGATTATATGGGGCGCCATAGAAATTACGGACCTGTGCGTACATTACCGACCCTCACCTTCTTTTATGGCATGAAACCTGGCGAAGAAATCGAAGCCGAAATTGCTCCTGGTAAAACACTTGAAATCAGATTGCTAGCCGTTGGTGAAACCAATGATGATGGTGATGTAAAAGTCTTTTTTGAATTAAACGGACAGCCAAGGGTCATACGCGTACCAAACAGAAAAGCAAAAGCTAGCGTCACCTCAAGGCCAAAAGCCATTGAAGGAGACCCAACCCATATTAGCGCACCAATGCCAGGCGTCGTTGCCTCTCTAGCTGTTTCGGTTGGTCAAAAAATTGGCGCAGGAGACCTACTCTTAACCATCGAGGCCATGAAAATGGAAACCGGAATTCATGCGGAAAATGATTGCACAATCAAAGCACTACATGTAAACGCTGGCAGCCAAATTGATGCAAAAGATTTATTGATAGAGCTTGAATAA
- a CDS encoding YeeE/YedE family protein, translating to MELFSTTEYLILSGLVLGVVMGATARRARFCTFGAVEDYILIGKTDRLRAWALAIAVAIIGVQLLLFFDVARIEQVFYLDPLFGLLGAIVGGLLFGLGMAMVGTCGYGVIIRAAGGDLKSLCNFLVLAVSGYMTARGLFSVFRNEFVDRFDIPLAPIKGQGVPHFFEWVFGIEAGQQSSFLWLGFGGVFGLSILYFCFKDKNFRSSPRDIAAGILIGLCVVGAFLTTGYLGTDPFDEVRVQAISYVLPLGDSLVYLMTYSGSVITFPVALVVGTFLGSFIMAYWCNELRFESYDGVRETRRHMLGAMAMGAGGITAHGCTIGQGISGVSTLALSPMIALFSIFIGASFGLHWVLSGSVREAFDLLLGRSYNG from the coding sequence ATGGAACTTTTTTCAACGACTGAATACTTGATTTTAAGCGGTTTAGTTTTGGGCGTTGTTATGGGGGCCACAGCAAGGCGTGCTCGGTTTTGTACTTTTGGAGCCGTTGAAGACTATATCTTAATTGGAAAAACTGATCGTTTGCGGGCATGGGCCTTGGCTATAGCTGTCGCCATTATTGGTGTGCAGCTTTTGCTGTTTTTCGATGTGGCTCGTATTGAACAAGTGTTTTATCTGGACCCTTTATTTGGTTTGCTTGGTGCTATTGTTGGTGGGCTCTTGTTTGGTTTGGGCATGGCAATGGTTGGTACATGTGGGTATGGTGTTATTATCCGTGCAGCTGGTGGCGACCTTAAGTCATTGTGTAATTTTTTAGTCCTTGCTGTTTCTGGATATATGACGGCGCGTGGGTTGTTTTCTGTTTTTCGAAATGAATTTGTGGATCGATTTGATATTCCTCTTGCTCCGATTAAAGGTCAGGGTGTGCCACATTTTTTTGAATGGGTATTTGGGATTGAGGCAGGGCAACAAAGTTCATTTTTATGGTTGGGATTTGGAGGGGTGTTTGGACTTTCCATTCTCTATTTTTGTTTTAAAGATAAAAATTTTCGCTCTTCGCCAAGAGATATTGCTGCTGGTATCTTAATTGGTCTTTGTGTTGTTGGGGCATTTTTGACAACTGGGTATTTAGGAACTGACCCGTTTGATGAAGTGCGGGTGCAGGCCATTAGTTATGTTTTACCTCTTGGTGATAGTTTAGTTTATCTCATGACTTATAGTGGCTCAGTTATTACGTTCCCTGTTGCTCTGGTTGTTGGGACATTTCTTGGTTCGTTCATTATGGCATATTGGTGTAATGAACTTCGTTTTGAAAGTTATGATGGAGTGCGAGAGACACGCCGTCATATGCTTGGTGCTATGGCGATGGGAGCTGGTGGTATTACGGCGCATGGCTGTACAATTGGGCAGGGAATTTCTGGAGTTTCAACTTTGGCTCTTTCACCCATGATTGCCTTATTTTCGATTTTTATTGGTGCGAGTTTTGGCCTGCACTGGGTGCTTAGTGGGAGTGTGCGAGAGGCGTTTGATTTGTTGCTTGGTCGATCATACAATGGATAG
- a CDS encoding metalloregulator ArsR/SmtB family transcription factor, whose translation MDIDETLMEKGSHESMSNSAKAACDLLRGLAQETRLMILCMLSEGEKSVGELEALLNLRQPAVSQQLARLRADNLVTTRREGQTIYYSLGSKEASEVIAVLYNLYCKDIPGCP comes from the coding sequence ATGGATATTGATGAAACCCTGATGGAAAAGGGAAGCCATGAAAGTATGTCAAACAGCGCTAAGGCTGCTTGTGATCTTTTGCGAGGATTGGCGCAAGAAACGCGTTTGATGATTTTGTGTATGCTTTCTGAGGGTGAAAAATCGGTAGGTGAATTGGAAGCGTTGTTAAATTTGCGCCAACCAGCAGTTTCTCAACAACTCGCCAGATTGCGAGCTGATAATTTAGTAACTACACGGCGTGAAGGACAAACGATTTATTATTCACTTGGTAGCAAGGAAGCTTCTGAAGTGATTGCGGTGCTTTATAATCTATATTGTAAGGACATTCCAGGTTGCCCATAG
- the soxX gene encoding sulfur oxidation c-type cytochrome SoxX yields the protein MKKAICTIAACALISATAASSAISINAALANPITPDKVKVIDGEIKTPLTNKPGNAADGKNWFANRKLGNCLACHANQEMSNKPFHGEIGPAVNAVATRYSAAQLRAILVDAKSVFGDQTIMPGFYKLDAGQRVAKKFKGKTILNGQQVEDIIAYLLTLKK from the coding sequence ATGAAAAAAGCAATATGCACGATTGCTGCGTGCGCGCTTATCAGCGCTACAGCGGCGTCTAGCGCCATATCAATAAATGCAGCCTTAGCAAATCCCATTACGCCAGATAAGGTAAAAGTCATTGATGGAGAAATAAAAACTCCACTAACGAATAAGCCTGGTAACGCTGCTGATGGGAAAAACTGGTTTGCTAATCGTAAATTAGGCAACTGCCTTGCTTGCCATGCAAATCAAGAAATGTCCAACAAACCATTCCATGGGGAAATTGGACCAGCTGTAAATGCTGTGGCCACAAGATATTCAGCGGCTCAATTAAGAGCAATACTCGTCGATGCCAAATCAGTGTTTGGTGATCAAACGATCATGCCAGGCTTCTATAAATTAGACGCCGGCCAACGTGTCGCCAAAAAATTTAAAGGCAAAACCATTCTGAACGGCCAGCAGGTCGAAGATATTATTGCCTATCTACTGACCCTTAAAAAGTAA
- the soxY gene encoding thiosulfate oxidation carrier protein SoxY codes for MKDLSRREVIVLGSTAAAAIMVNPAMALAEAKPAKALLEKFTGGKTIASGKIKLEMPEIAENGNTVPLSFTVESPMTKKDYVKRVIIIAEGNPRAEVATFNFSHLSGVAKASSRMRLAKTQNVMAVAELSDGTFHMAKTEVKVTIGGCGG; via the coding sequence ATGAAAGACTTATCACGCAGGGAAGTCATTGTTCTTGGCTCAACTGCAGCAGCAGCCATAATGGTAAATCCAGCTATGGCACTTGCTGAAGCAAAACCAGCCAAAGCACTTTTAGAAAAGTTCACTGGTGGCAAAACTATTGCATCAGGAAAAATTAAACTTGAAATGCCAGAAATTGCTGAAAACGGCAATACAGTCCCCCTCTCTTTCACGGTTGAAAGCCCAATGACTAAAAAAGATTACGTAAAACGCGTAATCATCATTGCTGAAGGCAATCCACGTGCAGAAGTAGCTACCTTTAATTTTTCTCATTTAAGCGGCGTCGCAAAAGCATCATCTCGCATGCGTTTAGCGAAAACCCAAAATGTAATGGCCGTTGCTGAACTGTCAGACGGCACATTCCACATGGCAAAAACAGAAGTGAAAGTAACCATCGGTGGTTGCGGCGGCTAA
- the soxZ gene encoding thiosulfate oxidation carrier complex protein SoxZ: protein MAKSKPRVKAPKSASKGDIVTIKTLISHVMETGLRKNKKTGKIIPRRIINKFQAKFEGTEIFSVDLDTAISANPFFQFSMKAEKSGEFEFIWTDDNGEVYTKKSKLTVS from the coding sequence ATGGCAAAATCAAAACCAAGAGTAAAGGCACCAAAAAGTGCCTCAAAGGGTGATATCGTCACTATCAAAACTCTTATCTCTCACGTTATGGAAACAGGCCTGCGCAAAAACAAAAAAACAGGCAAGATTATCCCAAGACGCATTATCAATAAATTCCAAGCTAAATTCGAAGGTACTGAAATTTTCTCAGTTGATCTTGATACAGCAATTTCAGCAAACCCATTTTTCCAGTTTTCAATGAAGGCTGAAAAATCTGGTGAATTTGAATTTATCTGGACTGATGACAACGGCGAAGTTTACACAAAAAAATCAAAACTAACAGTAAGTTAA
- the soxA_2 gene encoding sulfur oxidation c-type cytochrome SoxA, with the protein MLSVATLEYAGEEMIMKGTAKTKALSALFAVTMLSATSISYMQTVKADDGLKDDGLPSGISKVMVKPTTNDGPLDEIFSGWHFRSKETKNLQKDDFENPGYLWVEQGEELWATKDGSKGKSCKSCHDDATKAMKGVGANMPKWDAKLKRPLTLEQRINTCRTQGLGAKEWKWESSQMLSMTAFIRNLSRGMPMNVQADGPMKPWVEKGKNIYYTRVGQLNMSCSNCHEDNYGKYIRADHLSQGQSNGFPTYRLKWQKLGSLHRRFKGCMKNIRATPYKPGSDEFVALEIYLSQRGKGLEIETPAVRN; encoded by the coding sequence ATGTTAAGCGTTGCGACACTTGAATATGCCGGGGAGGAAATGATTATGAAAGGTACCGCAAAAACCAAAGCCCTAAGCGCTTTGTTTGCAGTTACAATGCTCTCAGCCACCAGCATCTCTTACATGCAGACGGTAAAAGCCGATGATGGTCTGAAAGACGATGGTTTGCCAAGTGGCATATCAAAAGTGATGGTAAAACCTACAACTAATGATGGGCCGCTGGACGAAATCTTTTCTGGTTGGCACTTCAGATCCAAAGAAACAAAAAATTTACAAAAAGACGACTTTGAAAACCCCGGATACCTTTGGGTCGAACAAGGTGAAGAGCTTTGGGCTACAAAAGATGGTTCAAAAGGAAAGTCTTGCAAATCATGTCATGACGACGCCACTAAAGCTATGAAAGGTGTCGGGGCAAACATGCCGAAATGGGACGCAAAGTTAAAACGCCCATTAACTCTTGAGCAACGCATCAATACCTGCCGCACCCAAGGTTTAGGAGCAAAAGAATGGAAGTGGGAATCAAGTCAAATGCTTTCCATGACTGCTTTCATCCGCAACCTATCCCGTGGTATGCCAATGAATGTTCAAGCCGATGGCCCAATGAAACCATGGGTCGAAAAGGGTAAAAATATTTATTACACCCGCGTTGGTCAATTAAATATGTCCTGCTCAAATTGTCATGAAGATAATTACGGCAAATATATTCGTGCAGACCATCTAAGTCAGGGTCAATCAAATGGCTTCCCAACTTATCGTCTAAAATGGCAAAAACTAGGTTCACTTCATCGTCGCTTTAAAGGCTGCATGAAAAACATTCGTGCAACTCCTTATAAACCAGGGTCAGATGAATTTGTCGCACTAGAGATTTATCTATCTCAACGCGGCAAAGGCCTGGAAATCGAAACACCAGCTGTGCGTAATTAA
- the soxB gene encoding thiosulfohydrolase SoxB: MISRREFMQASAALAAIYGTTPPLGSLNAKQKITEDDLLGMKPFGNVTLAHLTDIHAQLMPVWFREPSINLGVGEAEGKPPHLTGEDFLKRYNIEAGSADAYALQSTDFLKLAKQYGQMGGMDRIATVLKRIRSERPNNTLFLDGGDTWHGSYTALQTKGADMVEVMNALKPDAMTGHWEFTLGEERVQEIVDSLPFAFLGANIFNNEWEEPAFDAVKMFERGGAKIAVIGQAFPYTPIANPRWMVPNWSFGIREDEIRKQVQSARDKGANLVVLLSHNGFDVDRKVASRVKGIDVILCGHTHDAMPEPLKVGNTLLVASGSNGKFISRLDLDVDKSGVKGFKFRLIPIFSDVLTPDKDMTALVKKVRSPYEKELNRVVGQADGLLYRRGNFNGTVDDLICDALLEERDAEIALSPGFRWGPSLLPGQKITVEDIHNVCAMTYPAAYRTNMTGKQLKDIFEDVADNLFNPDPYYQQGGDMVRVGGLGYTIDPKKKIGERITNMTELKTNTPIDMKKEYVVAGWASVNKDTQGPPIWDVIEKYLANHTPVQVKANDGIKVLGM, from the coding sequence ATGATATCTCGTCGAGAATTCATGCAAGCATCTGCAGCCCTCGCAGCTATTTACGGCACAACGCCCCCTTTGGGCTCTTTAAACGCCAAACAAAAAATAACAGAAGACGATCTTCTAGGTATGAAACCTTTTGGCAATGTCACTCTAGCTCATCTCACAGATATTCACGCCCAACTCATGCCTGTTTGGTTTAGAGAACCATCCATTAATCTGGGTGTTGGAGAAGCAGAAGGTAAACCACCTCACCTAACAGGCGAAGACTTTCTAAAACGCTATAATATCGAAGCCGGATCCGCCGATGCTTATGCCCTCCAATCAACAGATTTCTTAAAACTTGCAAAGCAATATGGACAGATGGGCGGCATGGATCGTATCGCAACCGTATTAAAACGCATTCGGTCTGAGCGCCCTAACAACACCCTCTTCCTGGATGGTGGAGACACCTGGCATGGAAGTTACACAGCCCTTCAAACAAAAGGCGCTGATATGGTTGAAGTGATGAACGCACTAAAACCAGATGCCATGACAGGCCATTGGGAGTTCACACTTGGTGAAGAGAGAGTTCAGGAAATTGTAGATAGCTTGCCCTTTGCTTTCCTTGGCGCAAATATTTTTAACAATGAATGGGAAGAACCCGCATTTGATGCCGTAAAAATGTTCGAAAGAGGCGGCGCTAAAATCGCTGTGATCGGTCAGGCATTTCCATACACCCCCATTGCCAACCCCCGTTGGATGGTACCAAACTGGTCTTTCGGCATCCGTGAAGATGAGATCAGAAAGCAAGTTCAAAGTGCTCGTGACAAAGGCGCAAACCTGGTTGTTCTCTTATCTCATAATGGCTTTGACGTTGATAGAAAAGTTGCAAGCCGTGTAAAAGGCATCGATGTCATCCTTTGCGGACACACCCACGACGCAATGCCAGAGCCGTTAAAAGTTGGCAACACATTGCTCGTTGCCAGTGGCTCAAACGGCAAGTTCATCTCAAGACTAGATCTCGATGTTGATAAATCCGGTGTCAAAGGTTTTAAATTCCGCCTCATTCCAATCTTCTCTGATGTCTTAACACCAGATAAAGATATGACGGCCTTGGTCAAAAAAGTTCGCAGCCCCTATGAGAAAGAATTAAACCGCGTTGTAGGGCAAGCTGATGGACTTCTCTATCGCAGAGGTAATTTCAATGGCACAGTCGATGATCTTATTTGCGATGCTCTATTAGAAGAGCGAGACGCAGAAATTGCATTATCACCGGGCTTCCGTTGGGGACCTAGCTTATTACCTGGTCAAAAAATCACTGTTGAAGATATCCACAATGTCTGCGCGATGACCTACCCCGCCGCCTATAGAACCAACATGACTGGCAAGCAATTAAAAGACATTTTCGAAGATGTTGCAGATAACCTCTTCAACCCAGACCCATACTATCAACAAGGCGGTGATATGGTACGTGTTGGCGGCCTTGGTTACACAATTGATCCTAAGAAGAAAATTGGTGAACGCATCACCAACATGACAGAACTAAAAACCAACACACCCATTGATATGAAAAAAGAATATGTGGTCGCCGGTTGGGCCAGTGTGAATAAAGATACACAAGGACCTCCAATCTGGGATGTGATTGAAAAATATCTCGCCAATCACACACCTGTTCAAGTCAAAGCTAACGACGGAATAAAAGTACTCGGTATGTAA